In one window of Qipengyuania profundimaris DNA:
- a CDS encoding HpcH/HpaI aldolase/citrate lyase family protein, producing MKRRKKEAIAMKMRSWLFAPGDSEKKMGKAADGDADVVIFDLEDAVAPEKKPAARGMIRDYLDAHPDKRARIFVRVNPLDGPYTLHDLAAVMPGRPGGIMLPKAYGRQDVEALDKYLSALEAANDIELGSTPVIVLLTEVAESMFHAGDFKGAPRLIALTWGAEDLADSIGAASNRNPDGSFAFTYELARSLCLLGAATAGVPAIETIQADFRDLDGLKSRAETVRRSGFRGMLAIHPAQVEVINEAFTPSAEDIAEAEEIVAIFAANPGAGTIGWKGGMLDRPHLSRAQQLLAQVGKRSD from the coding sequence ATGAAGCGACGCAAGAAAGAGGCAATCGCGATGAAGATGCGGTCATGGCTGTTCGCGCCGGGGGACAGCGAGAAGAAGATGGGCAAGGCGGCCGATGGCGACGCCGATGTCGTGATCTTCGACCTCGAGGATGCGGTCGCGCCGGAAAAAAAGCCTGCGGCGCGCGGCATGATCCGTGACTATCTCGACGCCCATCCGGACAAGCGCGCGCGCATCTTCGTGCGGGTCAATCCGCTCGACGGGCCCTACACGCTGCACGATCTTGCGGCAGTGATGCCGGGGCGGCCGGGCGGGATCATGCTGCCCAAGGCCTATGGCCGGCAGGATGTCGAGGCGCTGGACAAGTACCTCTCAGCGCTGGAGGCAGCGAACGATATCGAGCTTGGATCGACGCCGGTGATCGTGCTGCTGACCGAAGTGGCGGAGAGCATGTTCCACGCCGGCGACTTCAAGGGCGCGCCGCGGCTGATCGCGTTGACCTGGGGGGCGGAGGACCTTGCCGACAGCATCGGGGCGGCGAGCAATCGCAATCCCGACGGCAGCTTTGCGTTCACCTACGAGCTGGCGCGCAGCCTGTGCCTGCTGGGCGCGGCCACGGCAGGTGTTCCGGCCATCGAAACGATCCAGGCCGACTTCCGCGATCTGGATGGGCTGAAGTCGCGCGCTGAGACCGTTCGCCGCTCGGGCTTTCGCGGCATGCTCGCGATCCATCCGGCGCAAGTGGAGGTCATCAACGAGGCCTTTACGCCGAGCGCGGAGGACATTGCCGAAGCCGAGGAGATCGTCGCGATTTTCGCTGCCAATCCCGGTGCGGGCACGATCGGCTGGAAGGGCGGCATGCTCGACCGCCCGCATCTGTCGCGGGCGCAGCAATTGCTGGCGCAGGTCGGGAAGAGGTCCGACTGA
- a CDS encoding aldose epimerase family protein translates to MVRKQFFETLPDGRDVHCWRLESADGAGLTVMDLGATILSLEVPDRDGKLADVVLGYDSAATYLSDPHYHGAVIGRFANRIAGARFMLDGRTYVLNANQPPNALHGGRQGFDKRVWSGEACTTSEGDGALFTLDSADGDEGYPGNLRTTVRYVWTEDNRLVIDYAVETDAPTPFNPTQHSYWNLAGAGAPSVLDHVLEVHADHYLPVAPDLIPTGALADVASTPFDFREPKPVGRDIDAPDVQLALGEGYDHCFALNGAGVRKAAALFDPASGRRMTVHTDMPGLQLYSANFLGDKPMGKHGKNYAPRSAVALETQFFPDSPNQPHFPDTILRPGRSFASRTIYAFDCAEI, encoded by the coding sequence ATGGTACGAAAGCAGTTCTTCGAGACCCTGCCGGACGGCCGAGACGTCCATTGTTGGCGGCTCGAAAGCGCGGATGGCGCGGGGCTGACGGTGATGGACCTCGGCGCGACGATCCTGTCGCTCGAAGTGCCCGACCGCGACGGTAAGCTTGCCGACGTTGTCCTCGGCTACGACAGCGCCGCGACCTATCTCTCCGATCCACACTACCACGGCGCGGTAATTGGACGCTTCGCCAATCGCATCGCCGGCGCGCGCTTCATGCTGGACGGACGCACATATGTGCTCAATGCAAACCAGCCGCCGAACGCTCTTCACGGCGGACGGCAAGGCTTCGACAAGCGTGTCTGGAGCGGAGAAGCCTGCACCACGAGCGAGGGCGACGGCGCGCTTTTCACTTTGGACAGCGCGGACGGGGACGAAGGATACCCCGGCAATTTACGCACCACCGTGCGCTACGTCTGGACCGAGGATAACCGGCTCGTCATCGACTACGCGGTAGAAACCGACGCGCCGACACCATTCAACCCGACGCAGCACAGCTACTGGAATTTGGCTGGCGCGGGCGCGCCTAGCGTGCTCGACCACGTCCTCGAGGTCCACGCCGATCATTATCTTCCCGTGGCGCCAGACCTGATTCCGACCGGCGCATTGGCCGATGTCGCATCGACGCCGTTCGATTTCCGCGAGCCCAAGCCGGTCGGCCGCGACATCGACGCCCCGGACGTACAGCTCGCGCTCGGCGAGGGCTACGATCACTGCTTCGCGCTAAACGGCGCTGGCGTCCGAAAAGCCGCCGCGCTGTTCGATCCTGCCAGCGGTCGCCGCATGACGGTCCATACCGACATGCCCGGTCTACAGCTCTATTCCGCCAACTTCCTCGGCGACAAGCCGATGGGCAAACACGGGAAAAACTACGCCCCTCGCAGCGCCGTCGCACTGGAGACGCAATTCTTCCCCGACAGTCCCAACCAGCCGCACTTCCCCGACACGATCCTGCGCCCCGGACGCAGCTTCGCAAGCCGGACGATCTACGCGTTCGACTGTGCGGAAATCTGA
- a CDS encoding MlaD family protein, whose product MLTTIAFAMWLIDPRPNQETYQIKFDRSVEGLQSGSTVTLSGVPVGQVTSVRLAENEPENVVVVLTLDPSAAKVHGLEATISTDLITGEAALVLEGRRGRQGIYTDKSGKKIIPAADETGLLGRDATATVETVANSIRALNEGLEPEKQRVITSDLVRLRVTTAALASDAEGWDERLASTKGRLLDLGQRVGGWGNNLRDADRRISGRSASAIAQRRLRQFREGVQNAENKLSQIRSGIPAVEDSLVEGETDLRELSRELAPLSEKIEDIQVEGITSNPPLPDYRPKRREAGTNIDDLK is encoded by the coding sequence ATGCTTACGACCATCGCTTTCGCGATGTGGCTAATCGATCCCAGACCAAATCAGGAAACATATCAGATCAAGTTTGATCGCTCCGTGGAAGGCCTTCAGTCGGGATCGACTGTAACACTATCGGGAGTCCCTGTGGGACAGGTAACATCGGTCCGTCTGGCGGAAAATGAACCGGAAAACGTGGTCGTTGTTCTGACTCTCGATCCTTCTGCGGCGAAAGTCCACGGCCTTGAAGCGACAATCAGCACGGATCTGATAACTGGAGAGGCTGCGCTCGTGCTCGAGGGCCGACGGGGTCGTCAGGGCATTTACACCGACAAGTCAGGAAAAAAGATCATTCCCGCCGCGGACGAAACCGGACTATTGGGGAGGGATGCGACCGCCACTGTAGAGACCGTGGCAAATAGCATTCGCGCTCTGAACGAAGGACTGGAGCCAGAAAAGCAACGGGTGATCACCTCCGATCTTGTCCGGCTTCGAGTCACGACGGCCGCACTCGCATCGGACGCCGAAGGTTGGGACGAACGATTGGCCTCAACAAAAGGAAGATTGTTAGACTTAGGGCAAAGGGTTGGTGGATGGGGAAATAATCTTCGAGATGCAGATCGGCGGATCTCAGGGCGGAGCGCTTCTGCTATCGCGCAACGACGCCTTCGCCAATTCAGGGAGGGGGTGCAGAACGCTGAAAACAAACTTTCCCAGATAAGGAGTGGCATTCCGGCGGTCGAAGATTCTTTGGTTGAAGGTGAAACGGACCTTCGCGAGCTTAGTCGCGAACTTGCTCCTCTCAGTGAAAAAATCGAAGATATTCAGGTTGAGGGAATTACATCAAATCCTCCCCTCCCAGACTATCGGCCAAAAAGAAGAGAAGCTGGAACGAATATCGATGATTTAAAGTAA
- a CDS encoding MarR family transcriptional regulator yields the protein MPEDEGTLALDNVITHDDRAIFMMDQISRAARKAFDDRAQPLSLNPTQWRVLAQLIRAPALNQTDIARRLEITSSSSGLEDMTPSRLSDRTRLAQVIAIFGRHGRGGITPVLGLGRSQTKTHSTRPDAPLVAIAPGDEPRSCSIADNRMEHAGRELSLHRPSAGRTNRWRRARWKLTQTSP from the coding sequence ATGCCAGAAGATGAGGGCACTCTCGCACTCGACAATGTCATCACCCACGATGATCGAGCGATCTTCATGATGGACCAGATCAGCCGCGCCGCGCGCAAGGCATTCGATGACCGAGCACAGCCGCTGAGCCTCAATCCTACGCAGTGGCGTGTGTTGGCGCAGCTCATCAGAGCTCCTGCCCTGAACCAGACGGACATCGCCAGGAGACTTGAAATCACATCCTCCAGCAGCGGCCTGGAAGACATGACGCCTTCGCGCTTGAGTGACCGGACGCGGCTTGCGCAAGTCATAGCAATATTCGGTCGCCACGGGCGGGGCGGCATCACGCCCGTGTTGGGACTAGGCCGATCTCAAACCAAAACACATTCGACGCGCCCGGATGCCCCGCTCGTGGCGATTGCGCCAGGGGACGAACCTCGGTCATGTTCTATAGCGGACAACCGAATGGAGCATGCGGGACGCGAACTTTCATTGCACCGGCCCTCTGCCGGACGAACAAACCGCTGGCGGCGTGCTAGATGGAAACTAACGCAAACTTCTCCCTAG
- a CDS encoding HlyD family secretion protein has product MADETAGASDEGARPTGLSSPRVRLGLLIAGILVLLAGSYWYYNHQTYGRFQQSTDNAYIAADSVIISPKIAGYVERVLVTENQTVASGDALVQLDVRDYRAQTNQVEAQIAASLAGADTVRAQQQEQDAAIAQARAQLAAASAQAGLAAEQVVRYRPLAASGAEPRERLDQLEAQAREAQAQVAAARAALTAAQRRQNTLSEQIDQANSQANAARAQLEAARLNLSSTTLQASISGRVGDLTVRPGQFVQPGQRLMSLVPTDRLYVTANFKETQLGLVRPGQPVTLEIDALPDLELLGRVESIAPGTGAEFSILPPQNATGNFTKIVQRVPVRISIQASPEILRLLVPGMSVVASVDTRAARDQLDSIRNAAGD; this is encoded by the coding sequence ATGGCGGACGAGACAGCAGGGGCTAGCGATGAAGGCGCACGTCCGACGGGGTTGTCCAGTCCGCGGGTCCGGCTGGGTCTGCTGATCGCCGGCATTCTGGTCCTGCTCGCCGGGAGCTACTGGTATTACAATCATCAGACGTACGGCAGATTCCAGCAGTCCACCGACAACGCTTATATTGCCGCCGACAGCGTCATCATCTCCCCCAAAATTGCGGGCTACGTCGAGCGCGTATTAGTGACGGAGAATCAAACGGTCGCGTCGGGCGATGCACTTGTCCAGCTGGACGTGCGAGATTATCGTGCCCAAACGAACCAGGTCGAAGCCCAGATCGCCGCGTCGCTCGCCGGAGCAGATACGGTACGCGCCCAGCAACAAGAGCAGGACGCGGCAATTGCCCAGGCCCGTGCACAGCTCGCAGCAGCATCTGCACAGGCTGGTCTCGCTGCTGAGCAGGTTGTCCGGTACCGCCCCCTTGCCGCTTCGGGAGCGGAGCCGCGCGAGAGGCTCGATCAGCTGGAGGCCCAGGCCAGAGAAGCGCAGGCTCAAGTCGCGGCAGCGCGCGCCGCGCTCACGGCGGCACAGCGCCGACAGAACACGCTTAGCGAGCAGATAGACCAGGCCAATTCGCAAGCCAACGCCGCTCGTGCGCAACTCGAGGCCGCCCGTCTGAACCTGTCATCGACCACGCTCCAGGCCAGTATTTCCGGGCGGGTGGGTGACCTCACGGTCCGACCTGGACAATTTGTCCAGCCTGGCCAACGCCTTATGAGCCTCGTACCGACCGACCGCCTCTACGTGACAGCAAATTTCAAGGAAACGCAGCTCGGACTTGTCCGCCCGGGGCAACCCGTCACCTTGGAAATCGACGCGCTGCCGGACCTCGAGCTATTAGGAAGAGTGGAAAGCATCGCCCCCGGGACCGGGGCAGAATTCTCGATCCTACCTCCGCAAAACGCGACGGGTAATTTCACCAAGATCGTTCAGCGCGTCCCGGTGCGCATATCCATTCAGGCTTCGCCCGAGATCCTGCGTCTGCTGGTGCCGGGCATGTCTGTTGTCGCGAGTGTCGATACGCGCGCCGCTAGAGACCAACTCGATTCGATCCGCAACGCGGCCGGAGACTGA
- a CDS encoding DHA2 family efflux MFS transporter permease subunit — MAGAAAAVSPPVEKADATAWIAVAAGALGAMLATLDISIVNSALPTIQGEIGATGTEGTWIATAFLVAEIIIIPLSAWLERLLGLRTLLIVAVSAFTAFSVLCGIATDLTTMIIGRTGQGFMGGALIPTAMTIVAKRLPPSQQPIGMALFGMTVVLGPVMGPLVGGWLTENLSWHYAFFVNVPVCALLLALLFIGLPHEKPDWVYLREADWAGIAGMILGLGGLTIVLEEGHREEWFDSTLIVQLTLMTVVGFALLTYGQLYARKPVLKLRLMLSRQFASVVVMALALGMVMYGSTYVIPQFLAIISDYNALQTGLVIFWMGVPAFLLMPVLPFMIRRIHIRIAVGAGMFIMALSCFVSINLTAESGGGVFTESQFLRGIGMILTMMFLNQATVASVAKEDAGDASGIFNAARNLGGSFALAGLASFQDQRLWHHSRRMEETLNANSPRLQEYLDGMTASLGSPQAALEMLSGIIQRDAFVMTYNDVFFAMGAITLVTVPLVLFLKPLPKNLSLSMH; from the coding sequence ATGGCAGGCGCCGCTGCAGCGGTTTCGCCGCCGGTCGAAAAGGCCGATGCTACGGCCTGGATCGCCGTAGCCGCCGGTGCGCTGGGGGCGATGCTGGCAACGCTTGACATCTCGATCGTCAATTCGGCGCTGCCGACGATCCAGGGGGAAATCGGCGCGACCGGAACCGAAGGCACCTGGATCGCGACAGCCTTCCTTGTTGCCGAGATCATCATCATCCCTCTGAGCGCGTGGCTGGAAAGACTGCTCGGCCTTCGCACGCTGCTCATCGTCGCGGTTTCTGCCTTCACGGCCTTTTCGGTGTTGTGCGGCATTGCCACCGATCTGACGACGATGATCATCGGTCGCACCGGTCAAGGGTTCATGGGCGGCGCGCTTATTCCAACCGCCATGACCATCGTCGCAAAGCGACTGCCTCCATCGCAACAGCCGATTGGCATGGCGCTCTTCGGAATGACCGTGGTTCTTGGGCCGGTAATGGGCCCGTTGGTGGGGGGCTGGCTTACCGAGAACCTGAGCTGGCACTACGCCTTCTTCGTCAACGTGCCCGTCTGCGCGTTGCTCCTTGCTTTACTATTCATCGGGCTACCCCATGAAAAGCCCGACTGGGTTTACCTGCGCGAGGCTGATTGGGCGGGAATAGCTGGTATGATCCTTGGGTTGGGTGGGCTGACCATCGTTCTGGAAGAAGGCCACCGTGAGGAGTGGTTCGATTCCACGCTGATTGTCCAGCTCACACTGATGACGGTCGTGGGTTTTGCACTTCTGACCTACGGACAGCTTTACGCGCGCAAACCCGTGCTCAAATTGCGCCTGATGCTCAGCAGGCAGTTTGCCAGCGTCGTGGTGATGGCACTGGCGCTTGGCATGGTCATGTATGGCTCGACCTACGTGATCCCGCAATTTCTCGCGATAATTTCCGATTATAATGCCTTGCAGACCGGACTTGTGATCTTCTGGATGGGCGTTCCGGCTTTCCTGTTGATGCCCGTTCTCCCGTTCATGATCCGCAGGATTCACATCCGCATTGCGGTCGGCGCGGGCATGTTCATCATGGCGCTAAGCTGTTTCGTCAGCATAAATCTGACAGCGGAATCGGGAGGTGGAGTGTTCACCGAAAGCCAGTTCCTGCGTGGCATCGGCATGATCCTCACGATGATGTTCCTCAACCAGGCGACGGTAGCTTCGGTTGCCAAGGAGGATGCCGGCGATGCTTCCGGGATCTTCAACGCGGCGCGAAACCTCGGGGGCTCGTTCGCGCTCGCGGGGCTTGCCTCGTTCCAGGATCAGCGCCTGTGGCATCATAGTCGACGCATGGAAGAAACCCTCAACGCCAACAGCCCCCGGCTACAGGAATACCTGGACGGCATGACGGCGTCGCTGGGCAGCCCACAGGCCGCGCTGGAGATGCTTTCCGGCATCATTCAGCGCGATGCGTTCGTGATGACCTACAACGATGTCTTTTTCGCCATGGGCGCGATTACCCTGGTCACGGTGCCGCTGGTACTGTTCCTCAAGCCTCTCCCGAAGAACTTATCCCTTTCGATGCACTGA
- a CDS encoding efflux transporter outer membrane subunit, with product MALLAGCMSGPDYAGPPQLATAAGNAFVRAGPEIDPFAPIAGDWWTLLGDPVLNELEARALVGNPGVAAARARIEQARASVRQERANRLPAVAAQATAVQANIPGLDIGSGPPPGSPGAPADTEEQDSLSVYNVGLNANWEIDFAGGQARRVEAINAQAAASVANAEDAKVQLAAEIARAYVSLREAQGRLELVQRERDLQQQILELTYQRYTQGALALFPVGNANAELELLKSQIAEAQADIDVFKDTLAVLTGEAPGALDGLLAAPAEIPLPPERVAVGDPAALIARRPDVRAAERMLAAANARIGVAEAARFPKISFMGILGLGGSEPDDILDPGNLSAIALPRLQWNLLDFGRTAASIDQAESARDEAEARYLEVVLGALRDAEQSLARFGQQRANVAALAQISRQADTAAELNEQRRAAGVISQGELDTSIRKGEQARANLDRAIAAMTNGWIAIQKSLGLGWVELSRDNRTSVEPAPVDRKSVMKPEQS from the coding sequence ATGGCGCTCCTCGCGGGTTGCATGTCCGGTCCCGACTATGCCGGTCCCCCGCAACTTGCGACCGCCGCAGGCAATGCGTTCGTACGCGCCGGCCCCGAAATCGATCCGTTTGCGCCGATTGCCGGCGACTGGTGGACGCTGCTCGGCGATCCGGTTCTCAATGAACTGGAGGCGCGCGCGCTGGTCGGCAATCCGGGCGTGGCCGCGGCGCGCGCTCGCATCGAACAGGCAAGGGCTTCTGTCCGCCAGGAGCGCGCCAACCGGCTACCCGCCGTGGCTGCGCAGGCGACTGCGGTCCAGGCGAATATCCCAGGGCTAGATATCGGCAGCGGCCCGCCCCCGGGATCGCCCGGCGCTCCTGCAGACACCGAAGAGCAGGACAGCCTCAGCGTCTACAACGTCGGGCTCAATGCAAACTGGGAGATCGATTTCGCTGGGGGGCAGGCACGGCGTGTCGAGGCCATTAACGCTCAGGCTGCGGCCTCGGTGGCGAACGCCGAGGATGCGAAAGTCCAGCTCGCCGCCGAAATCGCGCGGGCGTATGTGAGCCTGCGAGAAGCGCAAGGGCGGCTCGAGCTTGTCCAGCGAGAGCGCGACTTGCAGCAGCAAATTCTCGAATTGACCTATCAGCGCTATACACAGGGCGCTCTCGCGCTGTTCCCGGTCGGTAACGCGAACGCCGAGCTCGAACTGCTCAAGTCGCAGATCGCGGAAGCTCAAGCGGACATCGATGTATTCAAAGACACGCTCGCGGTGCTGACGGGCGAAGCGCCCGGCGCACTCGACGGGCTCCTGGCGGCTCCGGCCGAAATTCCGCTTCCCCCCGAACGGGTCGCGGTGGGCGATCCCGCAGCGCTAATAGCGCGGCGGCCGGATGTTCGAGCCGCCGAACGCATGCTGGCCGCGGCGAATGCGCGCATTGGCGTGGCAGAGGCTGCTCGCTTCCCCAAGATTTCCTTCATGGGGATTCTCGGTTTGGGCGGATCGGAGCCCGACGACATCCTGGACCCGGGCAACTTATCGGCAATCGCTTTGCCGCGGCTGCAGTGGAACCTGCTTGATTTCGGCCGCACGGCAGCATCGATCGATCAGGCCGAGAGTGCGCGCGACGAGGCCGAAGCGCGCTATCTTGAAGTGGTCCTGGGCGCACTACGCGACGCCGAACAATCGCTTGCTCGGTTCGGGCAACAAAGAGCCAACGTAGCCGCGCTGGCGCAGATCAGTCGGCAGGCCGACACGGCTGCGGAGCTTAACGAGCAACGCCGCGCCGCGGGGGTAATCTCGCAAGGCGAACTCGACACTTCGATCCGCAAGGGCGAACAGGCCAGAGCAAATCTCGATCGGGCGATCGCCGCCATGACAAATGGCTGGATCGCGATCCAGAAGTCGCTTGGGTTGGGATGGGTCGAATTGTCTCGCGACAATCGCACGTCGGTTGAGCCAGCTCCGGTCGATCGAAAATCAGTTATGAAACCTGAACAGAGTTAG
- a CDS encoding TonB-dependent receptor: MTLRAMVLATSAILAWPQMALAQDSTTDEAEPQGSVIIVTAQRQSQSLQEVPIAVSAFDATALESQQIENAADLQLTLPNVSFSKGNFTGSSFTIRGIGDLCVGVTCDAATAIHINGSPLFGTRLFETEYFDLERIEVLRGPQGTLFGRNATSGVVNLVTAKPDLGSFGAAGEFEYGNYNSIKAEGMVNVPIGDSIGVRVAGFFLNRDGYTTNLFDNSDVDDRDMYAVRGSLRFEPGADTTLDFMAYYFREDDTRLRNQKQACQRDPLGVLGCLNNRRDFDITNANSTVGATLSSQEFFAIQGIPSVLGLGSLYGPDAFAGFDKPDDVRTVNTAYTPFYFADEVQLQARLEQRIGAMTLTATGLYQDTEVDSRQDYFLGIQDRTGFATALNVLSGFAANGLPTGLPAPAPAFVPGSSAYFTPIVEALIPNGPGGVLCTSDNDDGNRGAFEGNVLCGETPLSFDRSSEQRESWSGEILLSSDFDGAFNFLLGGIYAKSKTTDNSYYVNSFALDYASAILGSFGTLAGGAPPSYFATSMYRNNSLEANLESFGVFGEIYVDLTERLTFTGGLRYNDDKKDVTARTTLISFLNPYANDGEPFDSPITPLTGPSGLFDADPGTPGEQLTQFREVGFDEITGRAVLDYEVTPDNSIYASYARGYKSGGINPPLSPVFDVAESFGSETIDAFEIGSKNTFANGALQLNATAFYYKYSGLQLSRIVARTSVNDTIDADIWGVELESVIRPDPDWLVNLTFSYLNAEVAGDQFFSNPRDPGGGDPDAVIIKDISNGANCAVTGPAPGVADAFVAGVNAALGLRGPEEFPNDGNLASSGAFSICDVLAGAVPAGSGLAVLSPGVEVNIKGNKLPQAPEMKVSMGVQYTATFDNGMTLVPRVDVALTGEQYGNIFNGRVNRIEPFVQANAIVQLNSADERWFVRGFVQNIFDSSSVTGLYLTDASSGNFTNIYTLDPRRYGVALGFSF, from the coding sequence ATGACACTGAGAGCGATGGTGCTCGCCACTTCGGCCATCTTGGCTTGGCCGCAGATGGCTTTAGCGCAGGATTCCACAACTGATGAGGCGGAACCCCAAGGATCCGTAATCATCGTGACGGCCCAACGCCAATCTCAAAGTCTGCAAGAGGTGCCGATCGCGGTCAGTGCCTTCGATGCTACGGCTCTCGAAAGCCAGCAGATCGAAAACGCTGCTGACCTTCAATTGACGCTCCCGAACGTCTCATTCTCGAAGGGCAACTTCACCGGGTCGTCCTTCACCATCCGTGGTATCGGCGATCTTTGTGTTGGTGTGACGTGTGACGCAGCGACGGCTATCCATATCAATGGTTCCCCTCTTTTTGGTACCCGGCTGTTCGAAACAGAATATTTTGACCTTGAGCGAATTGAGGTCCTACGGGGGCCGCAGGGCACCCTCTTCGGCCGCAACGCTACCTCGGGTGTTGTCAACCTTGTGACAGCCAAGCCTGACCTCGGTTCTTTCGGCGCGGCCGGAGAGTTCGAATATGGGAATTACAACAGCATCAAGGCCGAAGGGATGGTCAATGTCCCGATCGGCGATTCTATCGGCGTTCGGGTAGCCGGATTCTTTCTGAATCGCGACGGTTACACCACAAACCTTTTCGACAATTCGGATGTCGACGACCGAGACATGTACGCTGTTCGTGGTTCTCTTCGTTTTGAACCCGGTGCCGATACCACTCTCGACTTCATGGCATATTATTTCAGGGAAGATGACACCCGTTTACGTAATCAAAAGCAGGCCTGCCAGCGTGACCCGCTCGGCGTGCTGGGTTGTCTGAACAATCGCCGCGACTTTGACATCACCAATGCCAATTCCACAGTCGGCGCAACGCTCAGTTCGCAAGAGTTCTTCGCTATTCAGGGAATTCCCTCAGTACTGGGATTGGGAAGCCTGTACGGCCCCGATGCATTTGCAGGATTCGATAAGCCCGACGATGTGCGCACGGTAAACACGGCGTATACTCCATTCTATTTTGCCGATGAAGTGCAGCTACAGGCCCGTCTCGAGCAGCGCATCGGAGCTATGACACTGACTGCAACCGGTCTTTATCAGGACACCGAAGTCGATTCCCGGCAGGACTACTTTCTGGGCATTCAGGATCGTACCGGCTTTGCTACGGCCTTGAACGTGTTGTCCGGCTTCGCGGCCAACGGTTTGCCTACCGGCCTCCCCGCACCTGCACCGGCGTTCGTGCCAGGTTCGTCGGCGTATTTTACCCCGATTGTGGAGGCTCTCATCCCCAATGGCCCAGGGGGCGTATTGTGCACCTCCGATAACGATGATGGGAACAGGGGCGCGTTCGAAGGTAATGTATTGTGCGGCGAAACGCCGCTATCCTTCGACAGGTCTTCAGAGCAACGCGAATCCTGGAGCGGCGAAATACTCCTTTCCAGTGATTTCGACGGAGCATTCAATTTCCTGCTCGGAGGGATCTATGCAAAGTCCAAGACTACCGACAACAGTTACTATGTAAACTCATTCGCGCTTGACTACGCCAGTGCCATTCTGGGATCGTTTGGTACTTTGGCAGGCGGTGCACCGCCATCCTACTTCGCAACATCCATGTACCGCAACAATTCTCTCGAGGCTAATCTTGAGAGCTTCGGTGTGTTCGGGGAGATCTACGTCGACCTGACCGAGCGTCTGACCTTCACCGGAGGTTTGCGGTATAACGACGACAAGAAAGACGTGACTGCGCGCACGACCTTGATTAGCTTCCTCAATCCTTACGCGAATGACGGGGAGCCGTTCGACAGCCCGATCACTCCCTTAACCGGTCCCTCTGGTCTTTTTGATGCCGATCCTGGTACGCCAGGTGAGCAGCTCACGCAATTTAGAGAAGTAGGTTTCGATGAAATAACCGGGCGTGCGGTGCTCGACTACGAAGTTACGCCTGACAATTCGATTTACGCATCTTATGCTAGGGGCTATAAATCCGGGGGTATCAACCCGCCCCTTTCGCCCGTTTTCGATGTGGCTGAAAGCTTCGGATCAGAAACCATCGACGCATTTGAAATCGGATCGAAAAATACCTTTGCGAATGGCGCACTGCAATTAAACGCTACTGCATTCTACTATAAGTATAGCGGGTTGCAGCTTAGCCGCATCGTCGCCCGTACCTCAGTTAATGATACTATCGATGCCGATATCTGGGGTGTGGAACTAGAGTCCGTTATCCGGCCCGATCCCGATTGGCTTGTCAACTTGACGTTCAGTTATCTCAACGCGGAAGTTGCCGGCGACCAGTTCTTCTCCAATCCGCGCGACCCGGGTGGCGGCGATCCTGATGCCGTCATCATCAAGGATATCAGCAACGGTGCTAATTGTGCCGTAACCGGGCCAGCCCCCGGCGTGGCCGACGCATTCGTCGCCGGAGTGAACGCAGCTCTGGGTCTTCGTGGTCCCGAAGAATTTCCTAATGACGGCAATCTTGCGTCAAGCGGCGCATTCAGCATTTGCGATGTCTTGGCCGGAGCCGTTCCGGCGGGCAGCGGCCTTGCGGTATTAAGCCCTGGCGTAGAGGTCAACATAAAAGGGAACAAGTTGCCGCAGGCCCCCGAAATGAAGGTTTCGATGGGTGTGCAGTACACCGCCACTTTCGACAATGGCATGACTCTGGTCCCTCGCGTGGACGTAGCGCTGACTGGTGAGCAATACGGCAATATCTTTAACGGCAGGGTCAACCGGATCGAGCCATTCGTGCAAGCCAACGCGATCGTGCAGTTGAACAGTGCGGATGAGCGTTGGTTCGTGCGCGGATTTGTTCAGAACATTTTCGACAGCAGCTCGGTGACAGGATTGTACTTGACCGACGCATCCTCGGGGAATTTTACCAATATCTACACTTTGGATCCTCGTAGATATGGTGTTGCTTTGGGGTTCAGTTTCTAA